Genomic DNA from Bacillota bacterium:
GTCGGCGGGTTTGGCCACCACCAGGTTGGGCTTGATACCTACCTTCATCGATGGGGTCAACCTGGTGTGCAAAGACAGATTGAGTAGGACAAGGTAGAGTTGGTCCTTGATCTGGTCCATATTGTAATGAACGAGAATCTGTTCCATGGGATTACCTCCTCAAGACTCCAGTCTAATTCTAACAAAGGGCGGAAATTAGCGCAAATGATCGTGGAACCATCGAAGAATCTGTTGCCTTGGAAAAATAATTGGGAGTGAGGATAGAACAAGGTTTCCTAGGGTCAGGGACTGGGAGGACAGGGTCTTAAAGTGGGCAAGGACAGACATGGGGCACTCTTTCCCCAGGGGTTTGAATATGATATAGTTATTGCATAGTTGTGGTTGTCAGACGAAGGGATGACGGTTAATGAAAAAGGGTGTACGGATTGGGTTAGGGGGGGTGTTAATACTCGTTCTCCTGGTGGGGAACGTCTTTGCCGCCTTTCCCCGGCCTGTGGGCTTTGTGAATGATTATATCAATGTTATTGATCCGGAGAGTAAGAACGAGATGGAGGCCCTGGCCCGCAAAGTACGAGAGGAACAGGGCATCGAGATTGCCGTAGTCACCCTGGATTCTACCGAGGGGATGAGTATTGAGGAATACGCGGTGGAACTGTTTAATGATTGGGGCATTGGTTCCAGTACCGAGGACAGTGGATTGTTGATGCTTCTGATCCTAGGGGAGGAGCAACGGGAGATTAGGGTGGAGGTGGGCTACCAACTGGAGGGTATCTTGCCAGACGGTAAGGTAGGTGCCATTCTGGATCAATACGTCCTTCCCTATTTCTACGAAGGACAGTGGGGGCAAGGTCTGCTAACCGGAATGAAGGCCTATGTGGCCGAGCTTTCCGGAGAAGAATTTGAGTTAGCCGAGGAACGGGACAATGATTTCGTGAAGACAGTGGTGAGCTTTTTCATACTCATGATGTTGCTAATGATCTTTGGTTCCCGTACGCCCTTTATCATGGGACCCGGGAGACGGAGCAGCCGAGGTTACGTACCGCCCACGCGCGGTCCCCGTGGCGGCGGTGGGTTCGGTGGGTTTGGCGGATTTGGCGGAGGTCGAAGCGGTGGTGGCGGAGCAAGCCGCAGATTCTAAGGAGGAATGATGGTGAAAAAAGGTCTCATTATTGCTGGTATTGTGGTATTACTATTGGTGATTGTGGTGATTGGTCAATACAACAGTCTGGTGAATCTGGAGACTGGTGTCGATGCCGCTTGGGCCCAGGTGGAAAACCAAATGCAACGCCGGGCGGATCTGATCCCGAACTTGGTGAACACAGTCAAGGGGTTTGCCAGCCACGAGCAGCAGATCTTCGAGGATATCGCCGCGGCGCGGAGTCGTTTGCTAAACGCTCAGACTCCGGAGGACCAGATGGAGGCCAATAACAGCCTCGATACGGCTTTGGGTCGGTTGTTAATGGTGGTGGAAAACTATCCTACGCTGAAGGCCGATGCCAGCTTCATTCGTTTACAGGATGAGTTGGCAGGTACTGAAAACCGCATCGCCTATGCCCGGAAGGAATACAATGAAGCGGTGGAAAAATGGAACCGCAGTATTCGCCGCTTTCCTACGGTCTTGATTGCTCGTATGTTTGGTAAAGATCCGTATCCCTACTTCCAGGCTTCGGAACAGGCCAGGGAAGTGCCACAGGTGCAGTTTTAAGGCTTGTATTCCAAGTCTAGGGGCACCATGGACGGTGTCCTCTAGACTTCTCCTCTCATTTCGAGTTTCCCACACATCAAGTTCAGGGAGAGTTCAAGATGAAACTGGGGATTTGTTGCAATCCTGATCAAGCCCGTTTGGTGCAGGAGATAGGCTACGACTATGTGGAGTTGAATGTAGCAATGACCTTGTCCGGTGATTCAGACGATTTTGAACGACTGTACAAGCAGTTCCAGGATCTCGAGATTACAGTAGATGCCTTTAACTGCTTTATTCCCGGCAATCTAAAGCTAACCGGTCCGCAGCGGGATTTTGCGGCCATAGAGACGTACATAAACTTGGTGCTGCCACGGGCGAAGGCCCTGGGTGCAGAGTTGATTGTCTTTGGTAGCGGTCCTGCTCGATCCTATCCGGAAGGATTTCCTCCGGACCAAGCCTGGGAGCAAATCAAAGAGTTTCTGGTTATGGTTGCTCGTCAGGCCACTCTCAACGATTTGCATATCTGTGTCGAACCCCTACGGAGAAAAGAAGGCAACATCATTAACACCCTTCGGGAAGCCCATGCGCTACTTAAGGAATTGAACCAACCATCCCTGGGATTGACGCTGGACATCTGGCACATGATGGAGGAAGAAGAGCCCTTCGAGGTGATCAGCGAGATTGGCGATCTTTTGTACCATGTGCATGTGGCAGACTCCGGTCGACGGTACCCTGGGAGTGGTAGCTATGACTTTGCCTCCTTTTTTGCAGAGCTAAAGAGCATTGGTTATGACCGCCGGATTTCCTGTGAGTTTTCCGTGACCGATTTTCAAGAAGATGCCGCAAAGGCATATGCGTTTTTGAAGCAGATGATCAAGAGAATTTAGGAGGGTAAGTTCCGGTGGATGTACGAAGGCTTTCACCGGGCTATGTAGATGAGATTGGGGAATTATCACAATCATACCGGTAATCTTGGTTTTTCCTATTGTGCCGATTCGGATCTCACTTTGGAATGGTATTTGGCTCAGGAGACGGAGTGGTCCCGTGTGGCCATTACGGATCACGGTTTTAACCTTGCCTTTCCAAATGAGATTGCCTGGGGTTTCAAATGGCACAAGGATCCTAGGTATTTTGAGGAGTATAGGGACTATAGACTGGAGAAGGTAGAGCGATACTTGGAGATGCTATCCAAGCTGGATGGAGAATTCTTCCTGCCTGGAATCGAGATTGAGGTGACCAGTTGGGGAGATCTCACCATCGAAGAGCAGTACCTTCCCCATTTCCAGATCATACTAGGTGCAATTCATCACTTGTCGGGACAGACGGAAGAAGAGATTCTTGCTTCCTTTTGGCAGCAAATCAATGACCTGCTGCGCTATCCAGTGGATATTATTGCGCACCCCTTCCGGATCCTAGAGCGCAAACTCGGGGAGATTCCACTCCAGGTATTGGACAGGGTGGTGCAGCAAGTTACGGCGGCTGGCGTTGCACTGGAACTGAACTCTCACTATATTTGCTCTTGCGACGAATTGATGCTAAAACTTGTCTGTAAGTATGGTGGCAAGATAGCCATTGGGACCGATACGCATGCCAGGCGTGAATTGTTTGATGCGTCCTATCATTTGGGGCTGTTTGAACGACTAGGGATTGTTCAGGAGAATATTTTCGTTAAATAGTGCAGGTGGGAAACAGTGTTCTGGAAGGAGTTGGGCCGGAAGAGGAGAATATAGAACTATCCGTTTGGTTTTTCGCGTCGACCTCCAATAGCGCAAAATCCCTGGGGGGTCGACGCGAATCAAGAAGGATGACAAAAACCATGAAAGGACTTAATCAAGCGGTTTTTCGACATCTGTCCATCTTAACGCATATCGAACAAGTGTTCTGGTTCTGTAGCAAAATCCCAGTGTAACGAGGGTTTTGGATCTTCCTATCAGGGTTGGAAATTCCTCCATCAGGGGGATAGCCACGCGGGGCTCCTGCGTTTTGGATCTTCCTATCAGGGTTGGAAACGGAAATACCCGATCGTATAATACAATTGCTTTCCGTCGTTTTAGTTGACAGGCCATGGAAGCGGAAGTTTCTGGGGTTCAGCATGTACCACCGAAAGAGTGGGATGGGAATCAGGCTTGCCTCGGAGACCCTCAAACGGGCACAAAACCAAATACTGGAGATAACCTCTCGGACCAAACCAGAAAGTATGACGGACCGTATTCGGAAGCTTAATTCCTATCTTAGCGGATGGCTAGGCTATTATGCGTTAGCCGAAACACCGAGCAAGTTCGAACTGCTCGAAGGCTGGATAAGACGAAGGCTAAGAATGTGTGTCTGGAAACGGAACCGCGTCCGAACCCGATACCGCGAATTGCGGGCCTTGGGTGTACCCGAATGGGCCGTACACAAACTGGCCAATGCCCGGAAAGGACACCGGCGCGTGTCTCAGATGCTAAGTATAGCCCTGGATAATCGATATTGGAGCAGCCAAGGGATGATGAGCTTCACCGAACGTTACCATCAAATTCGTCAAGCTTGGCAAACCGCCGTATACCGAACGGTACGTACGGTGGTGTGAGAGGACGGGGGCTTGCCGCCCCCTCCTACTCGATACGAAATAGAGTTTCTGTCTTATAATCAGTCAACTTGAGTCGTCAGGAATATGGGCAGTCCCATCTGCTCAATCTGGTCTATGAGTTCCTCAAGTTCATCCATATGGCGATCCTCGTCGTTGAGAATCTGAACGAGGATATCCCGTGTCGCATGATCGCCAACTTCAGCGGCAAGCGCAATAGCATCGTTGTAAGCCTTGATTGCCATCTCCTCGGCAGCCCGGTCAAACTCTAATTGTTGGGGAACGTTCTCACCAATGTGGATTTTGCTCAGGTTGCTCACGATTGGTTTCCCGCCAAGGAACAGAATTCTACCGATCAGTATTTCAGCATGCTTCATTTCCTGTATTGACCGCTTTTCAAAACCCTCGTGCAACTTGCCGTAACCCCAGTCCTCACACATCTCGGCATGTACAATGTACTGGTTGATGGCCGCAAGTTCGTCGGCTAGCAGAGCATTCAACGTCTCGATAAGCTTTGGATCTCCCTTCACAGTGGTACCTCCTTTTGCTTAGAGATTATGAGCAGGTTCGCTTAAGGTTGACCTTATGCTGGATTTGACACCGGTATTACAGCATCCCACGACGATACTGGTGAATGTTTCCATGGTACAACGTCTTTACTAGTTATGATAGAACAACATACCATATCTTGTCAAATTGTACAGACCCTAGTCCTAGTTCACTGAGAATCTGTCTCGTCCGATAGTTCTTTAGCGAGAACTGTCAAGAGCACCTTAGTTAGCCAATGTGTATGGTTCAATCTATCGTGTGACCGCCAAATTGCCGGGGCCTGGGGTAACGGGGCAGGCACGGTAACCTTATTGTGCGGGACCAAATACGAGGTGTAAAGCACCACCAAATACTGCAAGAGATTCCTTTCCGAGGATACTAGTTCGACACGGGTAACTAGAAATTCCTGCTTTCTGTCTACAAACTTGGGAATATGCTCCGACTGGTGTGTTTGGACCAGGGCCGCTGGAATTGATGCGCTTCGTGGCGTTGCGTGCTCTGGATGCGGCGTGGAACTCGTTGAGGATGTATAGGTGTAGATGGTAGTGCACGACTATTGAGCCCAGAAAAGAACAACATGCAACCGTTACTCGTATGGACCCGGATAGAACCGTCAAACAGGAGATTGTGAAAAGGGGGCTGTGGGTGATAGACATTGCTGGAGAAAGTGCACTGGGGATTCCTCA
This window encodes:
- a CDS encoding TPM domain-containing protein is translated as MKKGVRIGLGGVLILVLLVGNVFAAFPRPVGFVNDYINVIDPESKNEMEALARKVREEQGIEIAVVTLDSTEGMSIEEYAVELFNDWGIGSSTEDSGLLMLLILGEEQREIRVEVGYQLEGILPDGKVGAILDQYVLPYFYEGQWGQGLLTGMKAYVAELSGEEFELAEERDNDFVKTVVSFFILMMLLMIFGSRTPFIMGPGRRSSRGYVPPTRGPRGGGGFGGFGGFGGGRSGGGGASRRF
- a CDS encoding LemA family protein; this translates as MVKKGLIIAGIVVLLLVIVVIGQYNSLVNLETGVDAAWAQVENQMQRRADLIPNLVNTVKGFASHEQQIFEDIAAARSRLLNAQTPEDQMEANNSLDTALGRLLMVVENYPTLKADASFIRLQDELAGTENRIAYARKEYNEAVEKWNRSIRRFPTVLIARMFGKDPYPYFQASEQAREVPQVQF
- a CDS encoding sugar phosphate isomerase/epimerase; translation: MKLGICCNPDQARLVQEIGYDYVELNVAMTLSGDSDDFERLYKQFQDLEITVDAFNCFIPGNLKLTGPQRDFAAIETYINLVLPRAKALGAELIVFGSGPARSYPEGFPPDQAWEQIKEFLVMVARQATLNDLHICVEPLRRKEGNIINTLREAHALLKELNQPSLGLTLDIWHMMEEEEPFEVISEIGDLLYHVHVADSGRRYPGSGSYDFASFFAELKSIGYDRRISCEFSVTDFQEDAAKAYAFLKQMIKRI
- a CDS encoding transcription elongation factor GreAB yields the protein MYHRKSGMGIRLASETLKRAQNQILEITSRTKPESMTDRIRKLNSYLSGWLGYYALAETPSKFELLEGWIRRRLRMCVWKRNRVRTRYRELRALGVPEWAVHKLANARKGHRRVSQMLSIALDNRYWSSQGMMSFTERYHQIRQAWQTAVYRTVRTVV
- the bfr gene encoding bacterioferritin encodes the protein MKGDPKLIETLNALLADELAAINQYIVHAEMCEDWGYGKLHEGFEKRSIQEMKHAEILIGRILFLGGKPIVSNLSKIHIGENVPQQLEFDRAAEEMAIKAYNDAIALAAEVGDHATRDILVQILNDEDRHMDELEELIDQIEQMGLPIFLTTQVD